A window of the Oryza brachyantha chromosome 5, ObraRS2, whole genome shotgun sequence genome harbors these coding sequences:
- the LOC102706945 gene encoding LOW QUALITY PROTEIN: uncharacterized protein LOC102706945 (The sequence of the model RefSeq protein was modified relative to this genomic sequence to represent the inferred CDS: substituted 1 base at 1 genomic stop codon): protein MWSSLSSSSRRQPLSARPPYSIAGSSSSDEGGVTTGDDMLDALVEVFPQLNFLTLVEVCMEYKDNIDGAADYIIHTVLPSIQDDNNANANNDSHMKGRTSVDNDANSVDSDADSVQSDTYEEKDSLMSGNSNCLVAGSLNLKPGASSFEDDLEIQDDELAEEDSLVRENKDNHMGENSDRLVVGSLNSKPETSTFEDDLVTQGDVLLGTAAQSVYPIRLESLDNAIADEKDKKVILMSNVTAISQMLEDINFKEEKAKQAVLQSTKAGNDILVKVEELKETTMLAAEDNDKVAGEVFAEQSILASEAHGLQARLSNISEESNNYFLIIDEMHNTLQERLAAAELETILSKQVKIDRESLAKKMLNEQQILVRGTTERSKKLEEQVKXNAKLRELLMDRGQVVDVLQGEMLGIFDKISQLQLRVQGSSSMSCSSNSADNIAQPQCEVDERQNSVECELHIASPSLSSSFRSTDSTAQAQAVDEAQLPVDELLLPADESEPLQHYTDDEPQVPADVPLLVGEPLQLGSSSSSSSLKSSDNIAELLGRVLDVHFTVESPQLASSGLSNLVKSSDNIAIFQKSVDVDDSPQLPSFSLASPEKLTASNSEKLTASKSSWSSAVESNPVISGDDETDDDSWDVVDDEAMYMCTN from the exons atgtGGTCGTCGTTGTCATCGTCTTCCCGGAGGCAGCCGCTCTCCGCGCGCCCCCCGTACAGCATCGCTGGTTCGTCCTCATCAGACGAG GGAGGGGTGACCACGGGGGATGATATGCTGGACGCCCTCGTTGAGGTGTTCCCGCAG TTGAATTTCCTAACACTGGTAGAAGTTTGCATGGAATATAAGGATAATATAGATGGCGCTGCAGATTATATTATCCATACTGTCCTTCCGAGTATACAGGATGACAATAATGCAAATGCAAACAATGATTCACATATGAAAG gGCGTACTTCAGTGGATAATGATGCAAATTCAGTGGATAGTGATGCGGATTCAGTGCAGTCTGACACATATGAGGAGAAGGATAGCCTTATGAGTGGAAATTCTAATTGTTTGGTTGCTGGTTCTCTAAATTTGAAACCTGGAGCTTCATCTTTTGAAGATGATTTGGAAATCCAAGACGATGAGTTAGCCGAGGAGGATAGCCTTGTGAGAGAAAATAAGGATAATCATATGGGAGAAAATTCTGATCGTTTGGTTGTTGGTTCTCTGAATTCGAAACCTGAAACTTCAACTTTTGAGGATGATTTGGTAACCCAAGGTGATGTGTTACTTGGTACGGCAGCACAGTCAGTCTACCCTATCAGACTCGAGTCACTTGACAATGCAATTGCTGACGAAAAAGACAAGAAG GTTATTTTAATGTCAAATGTAACAGCGATAAGTCAAATGCTAGAAGACATAAActtcaaagaagaaaaagcaaaacaagctGTGTTACAGTCAACTAAAGCTGGCAATGATATTCTTGTGAAGGTGGAGGAGTTGAAAGAGACGACAATGCTTGCAGCGGAAGATAACGacaaa GTTGCAGGGGAGGTTTTCGCTGAGCAGTCTATTCTAGCATCAGAAGCACATGGGCTTCAAGCTCGGTTGTCTAACATTTCTGAGGAAAGTaataattatttcttaattataGACGAG ATGCACAATACTCTTCAAGAAAGACTTGCTGCAGCCGAATTAGAGACTATACTATCTAAGCAAGTGAAGATTGACAGAGAATCATTGGCTAAGAAAATGCTGAATGAACAACAAATCTTAGTTAGAGGTACAACGGAAAGATCTAAGAAGCTGGAAGAACAAGTAAAGTAGAACGCTAAG TTGAGGGAGCTACTAATGGACCGAGGCCAAGTTGTGGATGTATTGCA GGGGGAAATGCTTGGAATTTTCGACAAAATTTCACAGCTTCAACTCAGGGTGCAAGGATCATCGAGCATGTCCTGCTCATCCAACTCTGCTGATAACATTGCACAACCCCAGTGCGAAGTTGACGAGCGACAAAATTCTGTTGAGTGCGAATTACATATAGCTTCACCAAGCTTGTCAAGCTCATTTAGATCAACGGATAGCACTGCACAAGCACAAGCAGTTGATGAGGCACAACTTCCTGTTGATGAGCTGTTGCTCCCCGCCGACGAGAGTGAGCCACTGCAACATTACACAGATGATGAGCCACAAGTTCCTGCTGATGTACCACTACTTGTTGGTGAACCACTACAATTAGGTTCATCAAGTTCATCTAGCTCGCTGAAATCATCAGATAACATTGCTGAACTCCTGGGAAGGGTGCTTGACGTGCATTTTACTGTTGAGTCACCACAGCTAGCTTCATCCGGCTTATCCAATTTGGTGAAATCATCAGACAATATTGCAATCTTCCAGAAAAGTGTTGATGTCGATGACTCGCCACAACTTCCTTCATTTAGCTTGGCCAGCCCTGAGAAACTAACTGCTTCCAACTCAGAGAAACTAACTGCTTCCAAGAGTAGTTGGTCGTCTGCTGTAGAGTCAAATCCAGTTATCAGTGGTGACGACGAGACCGATGATGATAGCTGGGATGTAGTTGATGATGAAGCCATGTATATGTGTACCAACTAG